The window CGAGCGCAACAAGTTCGACCTCGGGCAGGGCATCGACCGCACGCCGCCGCGCGAGCACATCCCGTGGGGCTACGGTCAGGACCGCGTCACCGCGATGGCCGTCGACCCGGAGCGGCTCTACGTCTACTGGGAGGTCACCGACGAGGCGATCGCGCGCGCGCGAGCGGGTCTCGGTCCGGGCGGCGCGGACTCCTGGCTCAACCTGCGCGTCTACGACGTCACCGGTCGCATCTTCGACGGCACCAACGCGCACGGCTACTTCGACCACCGCGTCGAGCGCCACGACCGGCAGTGGTTCTTCGCCATCGACAAGCCGGGCTCGTCGGCGATCGTCGAGCTCGGTCTCAAGTCGCGCGAGGGCTACTTCGTGCGCATCGCACGCTCGGGGCGCGTCGACTTCCCGCGCACGACGCCGGCGCCGGCGCGCGCGGTCGAGTGGATGACGGTGCGCACGCTGTCGGAAGACGCCGCGCCGTCGTGGCAGACGCCGCCGCCGGCGCAGGACGCGCGTCCGCTCGCAGCCACGCACGCTACGCCGTGCGACGATGCGAGCCGCGTCGTGCAGAGCGCGGACATCGAGCCGACGACGGAGACGACGGAGCGCTGGACGTCCGTCGAGGATCTGCCCGTGGAGCTGCGCGAGGTCCTGGGCGGCGCGACGACACGGGAGGCGACGAGCTGGGAGTGGGCCGAGGCGCTGCCGAGCGAGCTGCACGAGGTCGCGAGCAACGGCGCGTGGACGGGTGAGGTCGAGCGCACGAGCTGGACGGCGGGTCCGTTCGTGCACGCGGTCGAGGTGCCGAGCCGCGTCGTCGAGGAGGAGCGTCCTGGCTACGTGCGCGTCGAGACGACGCGGAACGGGGCGCGCGTCGTCTACGGACCGTGGCGCGTGACGGTGCGCGGGATCGGCGCACGCGCGCAGCGTCGGGTGATCGCGCGCTGGGAGATCACGCGCGTGTGGTCGTCGGACGACGCCGAGCCGCGCGTGGAAGATGTCGGGCGGCCGCTCAGGGTGGGCGCGTCCGAAAGCGTGCGGCGGCTCGGCGCGAGCGAGCGGCGCATCGGGGCCGCGAGCGAGGTGCGTCTCGCCGGCGCCTCCGAGGTGCTCTACCTCGGCGCGAGCGAGCTCCGTCGCCGCGGCGCCAGCGAGCGGCTCTTCGCGGGCGCGAGCGAGCGTCGCTGGGGCGGGGCGAGCGAGCGACGCTGGGCAGGCGCGAGCGAGCTGCGCTGGGGCGGCGCCAGCGAGCGGGTCGCGCGCGGTGCCAGCGAGCGCGTCGCGCTGGGCGGCAGCGAGCGCGCGGCGCGTGGCGCGAGCGAGCGCGTTGCAGGTGGTGCCAGCGAGCGGCTGGCACGCGGGGCGAGCGAGCGCGTCGTCGGCGGCGCCAGCGAGCGGCTCGCCGCGCGCGCCGACGACGCCGCGACGGACGCAAACGAGAACGAGCGGCCGCAGCCGCCGCGCTGGTGACGGCGATGGCGACCGGCTACCTCGCGCTCGTCCTGCACGCGCACCTGCCGTTCGTGCGCCATCCCGAAGATCCGACGGTGATGGAGGAGCGCTGGCTCTACGAGGCGGTGAGCGGAACGTACCTGCCGCTGCTCCAGGTCTTCGAGGGGCTCGTCGCCGACGGCGTACGCTTTCGCTGCACGGTGTCGCTGTCGCCGCCGCTCCTCACCATGCTCACCGACGACCTGCTGAAGGAGCGCTGCGCGAAGGCGCTCGATCAGCTCATCGAGCTCGCGGAGCGCGAGATCGACCGCACGCGCCCCGAGCCGCACTACCAGCGTCTCGCGCGCATGTACCACGACCGCTTCCTGTCGCTGCGTCACACCTGGCGCTGCCATGACGGCGACCTCGTGGGCGCGTTCCGCAACCTGCAGGACGCCGGCGTGCTCGAGCTGATCACGGCGACCGCGACCCACGCCTTCTTCCCGCTGCTCGACCGCAACTGGGCCGCGATCCGCGCGCAGGTACACACGGCCGCGGATCTCTACGAGCGTCACTTCGGACGTCGCACGCAGGGCATGTGGCTCGGCGAGTGCGGCTACGTCCCCGGCGTCGACGAGCTGCTGCGCGAGGCCGGCGTGCGCTACTTCTTCGTCGACACGCACGGTCTGCTGCTCGCCGATCCGGCGCCCGTGTTCGGCGCGTACGCGCCGGTCTACACGCGCTCGGGTGTGGCCGCGTTCGCGCGCGACACCGAGTCGTCGGAGCAGGTGTGGAGCGCGGAGCAGGGCTACCCCGGCGATCCGCACTACCGCGACTTCTACCGCGACATCGGCTTCGATCTCCCGATGGAGTACATCGCGCCGTACGTCCATCCGGAAGGCCACAGGCTGTACACCGGCATCAAGTATCACGCGATCACGCACCGGCAGCTGCACGACAAGTGGGTCTACGACCCGGACAAGGCGCGCGAGCGCGCGGGACAGCACGCGACGCACTTCCGCCTCGGGAGGCAGCGTCAAGCATCGGCG is drawn from Candidatus Binatia bacterium and contains these coding sequences:
- a CDS encoding DUF4912 domain-containing protein, yielding MKEKLRTSVRALLGVGDDESLQDFVAQRGGSLRRHGTQALRKLEQVLQGLGIAPPPRRDDGAGSIAEDGSSEIVPQPERNKFDLGQGIDRTPPREHIPWGYGQDRVTAMAVDPERLYVYWEVTDEAIARARAGLGPGGADSWLNLRVYDVTGRIFDGTNAHGYFDHRVERHDRQWFFAIDKPGSSAIVELGLKSREGYFVRIARSGRVDFPRTTPAPARAVEWMTVRTLSEDAAPSWQTPPPAQDARPLAATHATPCDDASRVVQSADIEPTTETTERWTSVEDLPVELREVLGGATTREATSWEWAEALPSELHEVASNGAWTGEVERTSWTAGPFVHAVEVPSRVVEEERPGYVRVETTRNGARVVYGPWRVTVRGIGARAQRRVIARWEITRVWSSDDAEPRVEDVGRPLRVGASESVRRLGASERRIGAASEVRLAGASEVLYLGASELRRRGASERLFAGASERRWGGASERRWAGASELRWGGASERVARGASERVALGGSERAARGASERVAGGASERLARGASERVVGGASERLAARADDAATDANENERPQPPRW
- a CDS encoding 1,4-alpha-glucan branching protein domain-containing protein, whose protein sequence is MATGYLALVLHAHLPFVRHPEDPTVMEERWLYEAVSGTYLPLLQVFEGLVADGVRFRCTVSLSPPLLTMLTDDLLKERCAKALDQLIELAEREIDRTRPEPHYQRLARMYHDRFLSLRHTWRCHDGDLVGAFRNLQDAGVLELITATATHAFFPLLDRNWAAIRAQVHTAADLYERHFGRRTQGMWLGECGYVPGVDELLREAGVRYFFVDTHGLLLADPAPVFGAYAPVYTRSGVAAFARDTESSEQVWSAEQGYPGDPHYRDFYRDIGFDLPMEYIAPYVHPEGHRLYTGIKYHAITHRQLHDKWVYDPDKARERAGQHATHFRLGRQRQASALAARMDRPPIIVSPYDAELFGHWWYEGPIFLGDLFRQLHYDQNEIETITPGDYLERHPTNQVATPSASSWGHEGYNDYWLNESNAWIYRHLHHAGERMTELARRYRNDDGGTRGRALAQAARELLLAQSSDWPFIMRTGTMVPYATRRFEGHVLSFVRLCDEIEAGRIDERFLSELEARDNIFPDVDWRLYAS